In one window of Brassica rapa cultivar Chiifu-401-42 chromosome A07, CAAS_Brap_v3.01, whole genome shotgun sequence DNA:
- the LOC103829597 gene encoding putative glucose-6-phosphate 1-epimerase isoform X1 produces the protein MAMMVSVSNSFLTLNSPNHLRTSRSRRRFCAMATTGVRVTEGEGNLPKLVLTSPDKSEAEIYLFGGCVTSWKVASGKDLLFVRPDAVFNKIKPISGGIPHCFPQFGPGVIQQHGFGRNMDWSVVDSENADDNAAVTLELKDGPYSRSMWDFAFHALYKVVVGADCLSTELKITNTDNKPFSFNTALHTYFRASVTGASVRGLKGCKTLNKDPDPKNPIEGQEDRDAVNFPGFVDCVYLDAPNELHFDNGLGDKIIIKNTNWSDAVLWNPHVQMEACYRDFVCVENAKLGDVKLEPGQSWTATQLLSIS, from the exons ATGGCGATGATGGTATCAGTCTCCAACTCATTTCTCACCCTTAATTCTCCAAATCACCTCCGAACCAGCCG CAGCAGGAGAAGATTCTGTGCGATGGCTACTACGGGAGTGAGAGTCACAGAAGGTGAAGGCAATTTACCAAAACTCGTTCTCACTTCTCCCGACAAGag CGAGGCAGAGATATATCTGTTTGGAGGATGCGTGACATCGTGGAAAGTTGCGAGTGGGAAAGATCTTCTTTTCGTTAGACCTGATGCTGTCTTCAATAAGATCAAGCCCATTAGCGGAGGGATTCCACATTGTTTCCCACAGTTTGGACCTGGAGTTATTCAACAG CATGGGTTTGGAAGGAACATGGACTGGTCTGTTGTGGATTCTGAGAATGCGGATGACAATGCTGCTGTTACTCTTGAGCTCAAGGATGGTCCTTATAGTCGATCCATGTGGGACTTTGCTTTCCACGCTCTTTACAAG GTCGTTGTTGGCGCGGACTGCCTTTCCACCGAGCTTAAAATTACAAACACAGACAACAAACCATTCTCTTTTAACACCGCCTTGCATACTTACTTCCGT GCTTCTGTCACGGGAGCATCCGTGCGAGGTCTGAAGGGTTGTAAAACTCTCAATAAGGATCCTGATCCTAAAAACCCAATTGAGGGTCAAGAAGACAG GGATGCAGTCAATTTTCCTGGATTTGTGGATTGCGTCTATCTTGATGCCCCTAATGAATTGCACTTTGATAATGGCTTGGGTGACAAAATAATCATCAAAAACACAAA CTGGTCGGATGCTGTCTTGTGGAACCCGCATGTTCAGATGGAGGCTTGTTACAGAGACTTTGTCTGCGTTGAAAATGCAAAG CTTGGGGATGTCAAGCTCGAGCCTGGACAGTCTTGGACAGCAACACAGCTCCTCAGCATCAGTTGA
- the LOC103829597 gene encoding putative glucose-6-phosphate 1-epimerase isoform X2, translating to MAMMVSVSNSFLTLNSPNHLRTSRRRRFCAMATTGVRVTEGEGNLPKLVLTSPDKSEAEIYLFGGCVTSWKVASGKDLLFVRPDAVFNKIKPISGGIPHCFPQFGPGVIQQHGFGRNMDWSVVDSENADDNAAVTLELKDGPYSRSMWDFAFHALYKVVVGADCLSTELKITNTDNKPFSFNTALHTYFRASVTGASVRGLKGCKTLNKDPDPKNPIEGQEDRDAVNFPGFVDCVYLDAPNELHFDNGLGDKIIIKNTNWSDAVLWNPHVQMEACYRDFVCVENAKLGDVKLEPGQSWTATQLLSIS from the exons ATGGCGATGATGGTATCAGTCTCCAACTCATTTCTCACCCTTAATTCTCCAAATCACCTCCGAACCAGCCG CAGGAGAAGATTCTGTGCGATGGCTACTACGGGAGTGAGAGTCACAGAAGGTGAAGGCAATTTACCAAAACTCGTTCTCACTTCTCCCGACAAGag CGAGGCAGAGATATATCTGTTTGGAGGATGCGTGACATCGTGGAAAGTTGCGAGTGGGAAAGATCTTCTTTTCGTTAGACCTGATGCTGTCTTCAATAAGATCAAGCCCATTAGCGGAGGGATTCCACATTGTTTCCCACAGTTTGGACCTGGAGTTATTCAACAG CATGGGTTTGGAAGGAACATGGACTGGTCTGTTGTGGATTCTGAGAATGCGGATGACAATGCTGCTGTTACTCTTGAGCTCAAGGATGGTCCTTATAGTCGATCCATGTGGGACTTTGCTTTCCACGCTCTTTACAAG GTCGTTGTTGGCGCGGACTGCCTTTCCACCGAGCTTAAAATTACAAACACAGACAACAAACCATTCTCTTTTAACACCGCCTTGCATACTTACTTCCGT GCTTCTGTCACGGGAGCATCCGTGCGAGGTCTGAAGGGTTGTAAAACTCTCAATAAGGATCCTGATCCTAAAAACCCAATTGAGGGTCAAGAAGACAG GGATGCAGTCAATTTTCCTGGATTTGTGGATTGCGTCTATCTTGATGCCCCTAATGAATTGCACTTTGATAATGGCTTGGGTGACAAAATAATCATCAAAAACACAAA CTGGTCGGATGCTGTCTTGTGGAACCCGCATGTTCAGATGGAGGCTTGTTACAGAGACTTTGTCTGCGTTGAAAATGCAAAG CTTGGGGATGTCAAGCTCGAGCCTGGACAGTCTTGGACAGCAACACAGCTCCTCAGCATCAGTTGA
- the LOC103829597 gene encoding putative glucose-6-phosphate 1-epimerase isoform X3 yields the protein MAMMVSVSNSFLTLNSPNHLRTSRRRFCAMATTGVRVTEGEGNLPKLVLTSPDKSEAEIYLFGGCVTSWKVASGKDLLFVRPDAVFNKIKPISGGIPHCFPQFGPGVIQQHGFGRNMDWSVVDSENADDNAAVTLELKDGPYSRSMWDFAFHALYKVVVGADCLSTELKITNTDNKPFSFNTALHTYFRASVTGASVRGLKGCKTLNKDPDPKNPIEGQEDRDAVNFPGFVDCVYLDAPNELHFDNGLGDKIIIKNTNWSDAVLWNPHVQMEACYRDFVCVENAKLGDVKLEPGQSWTATQLLSIS from the exons ATGGCGATGATGGTATCAGTCTCCAACTCATTTCTCACCCTTAATTCTCCAAATCACCTCCGAACCAGCCG GAGAAGATTCTGTGCGATGGCTACTACGGGAGTGAGAGTCACAGAAGGTGAAGGCAATTTACCAAAACTCGTTCTCACTTCTCCCGACAAGag CGAGGCAGAGATATATCTGTTTGGAGGATGCGTGACATCGTGGAAAGTTGCGAGTGGGAAAGATCTTCTTTTCGTTAGACCTGATGCTGTCTTCAATAAGATCAAGCCCATTAGCGGAGGGATTCCACATTGTTTCCCACAGTTTGGACCTGGAGTTATTCAACAG CATGGGTTTGGAAGGAACATGGACTGGTCTGTTGTGGATTCTGAGAATGCGGATGACAATGCTGCTGTTACTCTTGAGCTCAAGGATGGTCCTTATAGTCGATCCATGTGGGACTTTGCTTTCCACGCTCTTTACAAG GTCGTTGTTGGCGCGGACTGCCTTTCCACCGAGCTTAAAATTACAAACACAGACAACAAACCATTCTCTTTTAACACCGCCTTGCATACTTACTTCCGT GCTTCTGTCACGGGAGCATCCGTGCGAGGTCTGAAGGGTTGTAAAACTCTCAATAAGGATCCTGATCCTAAAAACCCAATTGAGGGTCAAGAAGACAG GGATGCAGTCAATTTTCCTGGATTTGTGGATTGCGTCTATCTTGATGCCCCTAATGAATTGCACTTTGATAATGGCTTGGGTGACAAAATAATCATCAAAAACACAAA CTGGTCGGATGCTGTCTTGTGGAACCCGCATGTTCAGATGGAGGCTTGTTACAGAGACTTTGTCTGCGTTGAAAATGCAAAG CTTGGGGATGTCAAGCTCGAGCCTGGACAGTCTTGGACAGCAACACAGCTCCTCAGCATCAGTTGA
- the LOC103829596 gene encoding pentatricopeptide repeat-containing protein At5g66520 produces MSLTLTSSSLALEHTLSCLHKCSKEVELKQVHAHMLKSGFFHDPYAITKFLSFCLSSTFSSYAQDVFLNGLDRPDTFLWNLMIKGLSSSDQPETSLLLYHRMLSSSAPHNPYTFPFLLKACSNLSAFQETTQIHAHLTKLGYANDVYSVNSLINSYAVTGHFNHARLLFDRIQEPDLVSWNSVIKGYAKAGEMDTALTLFRTIPQEKKNAISWTTIISGYVQAGMNKEALQLFHEMQNSNVPPDKVSLASALSACAQLGALEQGRWIHSYADKARISIDSVLACALIDMYAKCGDMEEALGVFKDVKKKTKSVQVWTALISGYAYHGLGGEAIRRFTEMQKTGVKPNGITLTAVLTACSYTGLVEEGKSVFYTMERDYNVKPTIEHYGCMVDLLGRAGLLDEANRLVQKMPMKANAVIWGSLLKACQIHRNIELGERIGEILIGMYPNHGGRYVHTANIHAMGGKWDKAAETRRLMKNKGVVKVPGCSTISLEGTTHEFVAGDRSHAEIEIIRSKWRTVRRRLEENGYVPELEDVLLDLADDEEREAIVHQHSEKLAVAYGLMKTKPGTTIRIMKNLRVCKDCHKVMKLVSKIYKRDIMMRDRTRFHRFRDGKCTCGDYW; encoded by the coding sequence atGTCGCTAACTTTAACTTCCTCCTCTCTCGCATTGGAACACACTCTCTCTTGTCTCCATAAATGCTCAAAGGAGGTCGAACTCAAGCAAGTCCATGCTCACATGCTCAAATCCGGCTTCTTCCACGATCCTTACGCCATCACAAAGTTTCTTTCCTTCTGCCTTTCCTCCACCTTCTCCTCTTACGCCCAGGACGTTTTCCTCAACGGCTTAGATCGCCCAGATACTTTCTTGTGGAACCTTATGATCAAAGGACTCTCCTCCTCTGACCAACCCGAGACCTCTCTTCTCCTCTATCACCGCATGCTCTCCTCTTCCGCTCCTCATAACCCCTACACCTTCCCCTTTCTTCTCAAAGCCTGTTCCAATCTCTCCGCTTTCCAAGAAACCACTCAAATCCACGCACACCTCACCAAACTCGGATACGCCAACGACGTATACTCAGTCAACTCCCTCATTAACTCATACGCAGTCACCGGGCACTTCAACCACGCTCGCCTTCTCTTCGACCGAATCCAAGAACCCGACCTCGTCTCCTGGAACTCCGTCATCAAAGGCTACGCAAAAGCTGGAGAGATGGATACCGCTTTAACTTTATTCAGGACCATACCTCAAGAAAAGAAGAACGCTATCTCGTGGACTACCATCATCTCTGGTTATGTTCAAGCGGGAATGAACAAGGAAGCTCTGCAGCTATTCCACGAAATGCAGAACTCTAACGTTCCCCCTGATAAAGTCTCTCTAGCTAGCGCTCTCTCTGCTTGCGCTCAGCTCGGGGCGCTCGAGCAAGGGAGATGGATCCATTCATACGCTGACAAAGCGAGAATCAGCATCGACTCCGTCTTGGCTTGCGCTCTTATAGACATGTACGCGAAGTGCGGCGACATGGAAGAAGCTTTGGGAGTGTTCAAGGacgtgaagaagaagacgaagtcAGTGCAGGTATGGACGGCTTTGATCTCAGGTTACGCGTACCACGGCCTCGGTGGAGAAGCGATCAGGAGATTCACGGAGATGCAGAAGACTGGAGTGAAACCAAACGGTATCACTCTCACCGCGGTGCTAACTGCTTGCAGCTACACGGGACTAGTGGAAGAAGGAAAGTCAGTGTTCTACACCATGGAGAGAGATTACAACGTGAAACCGACGATAGAGCATTACGGCTGCATGGTTGATTTGCTCGGTCGAGCTGGACTGCTCGACGAAGCAAACCGTTTGGTTCAGAAGATGCCTATGAAGGCTAACGCTGTGATATGGGGCTCGCTGCTCAAAGCCTGTCAGATACATAGAAACATCGAGCTGGGAGAGAGAATTGGAGAGATCTTAATAGGAATGTATCCTAATCATGGCGGGAGATATGTTCATACGGCAAACATTCACGCCATGGGGGGAAAGTGGGACAAGGCGGCTGAAACAAGAAGACTGATGAAGAACAAAGGGGTTGTGAAAGTTCCTGGTTGTAGTACAATCAGCTTGGAAGGGACCACGCACGAGTTTGTAGCAGGGGACAGATCACACGCGGAGATTGAGATAATTCGAAGTAAATGGAGAACGGTGAGAAGGAGACTTGAGGAGAACGGGTACGTACCAGAGTTGGAAGATGTGCTGCTCGATCTAGCTGATGATGAGGAAAGAGAGGCTATAGTGCATCAGCACAGCGAGAAACTGGCTGTTGCATATGGGCTAATGAAGACTAAACCGGGGACAACGATACGTATAATGAAGAATCTGAGAGTATGCAAAGACTGTCACAAAGTAATGAAACTCGTCTCTAAGATATACAAGAGAGATATCATGATGAGAGATAGGACAAGGTTCCATCGTTTCAGAGATGGGAAATGCACTTGTGGGGACTACTggtga
- the LOC103829886 gene encoding uncharacterized protein LOC103829886, translated as MGKRNCKSRYRRPSPDLPEFGSQSSPLRRDDPSGSNPARAVNESQDRTVRSGTSPSLARFEVSDSPDNIHSPYHLLNSDHPGLVLAAEPLDGSNYGVWIIAMTTSLEAKNKLGFVDGSIAKPSEDDAYFKIWCRCNSMIKSWLLNSVTKQIYTSILYFKNASDIWTDLHTRYHKSNLPRLYKLRHQLHSFKQGSMDLSSYHTKTQSLWEELSSLQVANHTVADLLAERETNRIIDFLMGLNDNYENIRSRILMKKVLPSFSEVFNLLDQEDSHRAAHSQTSSLLEPPSAFQVSQPADSSVNKPPQHSAGYQRKDRPYCTFCHRPGHVVDRCYKKHGYPNSMKPSPKSDQMVSALTANVTAIDSLQHDSHSADDLSPIQIQQLVSFLSTKLQTSTANPTPEVHLVSASIPSSSTICPISGSYSGINDWNG; from the coding sequence ATGGGGAAACGTAACTGCAAATCGAGATACCGTCGTCCTTCGCCAGATCTCCCTGAGTTTGGCTCTCAATCTTCACCGTTGCGTCGCGATGATCCTTCTGGCTCTAATCCAGCTCGTGCCGTCAACGAATCTCAAGATCGAACTGTTCGATCTGGTACTTCACCTTCACTAGCTCGGTTCGAGGTATCTGATTCACCTGATAATATTCATTCGCCTTATCACCTCTTGAATTCCGATCATCCTGGTTTAGTTCTAGCTGCGGAACCTCTTGATGGTAGTAACTATGGCGTTTGGATTATTGCGATGACTACTAGTCTTGAGGCTAAGAACAAGTTAGGGTTTGTTGATGGATCTATCGCTAAACCTTCTGAGGATGATGCATATTTCAAGATTTGGTGTCGATGTAACAGCATGATCAAGTCTTGGCTGTTGAATAGCGTCACCAAACAGATCTATACGAGTATCTTGTACTTCAAGAACGCATCAGACATTTGGACGGATCTTCATACGCGCTATCACAAATCCAATCTCCCAAGACTCTACAAGCTTCGTCATCAGCTTCATTCCTTCAAGCAAGGAAGTATGGATCTCTCCTCATATCACACGAAGACTCAGTCATTGTGGGAGGAACTATCAAGTCTTCAGGTTGCTAATCATACTGTTGCAGATCTTTTGGCAGAGAGGGAAACTAATCGCATTATCGACTTTCTCATGGGACTTAATGACAATTATGAGAACATCAGAAGTCGTATTCTCATGAAGAAGGTCCTTCCAAGTTTCTCTGAAGTCTTCAACCTTTTGGATCAAGAGGACAGTCATCGTGCTGCTCACTCTCAGACTTCATCCCTCTTGGAACCTCCCTCAGCTTTTCAAGTTTCTCAGCCTGCTGATTCATCTGTCAATAAACCTCCGCAACATTCTGCTGGTTATCAAAGGAAAGACAGACCGTATTGTACATTCTGCCATCGTCCTGGTCATGTGGTTGATCGCTGTTACAAGAAACATGGTTATCCCAATAGTATGAAACCTTCTCCCAAATCTGATCAGATGGTTTCTGCCTTGACAGCCAATGTTACAGCTATCGACTCTCTTCAACATGATTCTCACAGTGCAGATGATCTGTCTCCTATTCAGATTCAGCAACTGGTTTCTTTTCTCAGCACCAAGCTTCAGACTTCAACGGCTAATCCCACACCAGAAGTTCATTTGGTCTCAGCTTCCATCCCTTCTTCTTCAACCATTTGCCCAATATCCG